The following are encoded together in the Trachemys scripta elegans isolate TJP31775 chromosome 7, CAS_Tse_1.0, whole genome shotgun sequence genome:
- the LOC117880960 gene encoding neuropeptide Y receptor type 4-2-like, whose product MSKTEDLNMVLPFPFNKNWSLERGLLTHIPGYCRNTTDLTVFLVTSYTLETILGILGNVCLISVIVRQKEKANVTSILITNLIVSDLFMSIVCLPFTIIYTLMDYWIFGEVMCKMTSFIQCTSVSVSILSLVLIGLERHQLIINPTGWRPSIPQGYLGIVVIWTLACLMSLPFLTTSVLTYDLYKQLSHITDSSADKAICMDSWPSDQHRLIYTTALLLFQYCIPLFFILVCYVRIYLRLQKRKDMFEKSAYNGRVVQLRRINILLVSMVIAFAVCWLPLHVFNSIEDWDYKAISPCHHNLIFSLCHLVAMASTCVNPVIYGFLNNNFKKEVKSLILSCQHNSSSQQGTASEVSTEETSGRLLHMDAKKTDGTIV is encoded by the coding sequence ATGAGCAAGACTGAAGATCTTAACATGGTCCTTCCCTTTCCATTCAATAAGAATTGGAGTTTAGAGCGAGGCCTCCTCACACATATCCCAGGTTACTGCAGAAACACAACTGACCTTACTGTTTTTCTAGTCACCTCCTATACCTTAGAAACCATCCTAGGCATCCTGGGAAATGTTTGCCTGATTAGTGTCATAGTCAGGCAGAAGGAGAAGGCCAATGTCACCAGCATACTCATTACCAACTTGATAGTCTCTGACTTGTTCATGAGCATCGTCTGCCTGCCTTTCACCATCATCTACACCCTGATGGACTACTGGATATTTGGTGAGGTCATGTGCAAAATGACTTCCTTCATCCAGTGCACTTCTGTGAGTGTGTCAATTCTCTCCCTTGTCCTCATTGGTCTGGAAAGACACCAGCTCATCATAAATCCAACTGGTTGGAGGCCGAGCATCCCCCAAGGCTATCTAGGGATTGTAGTCATTTGGACATTAGCTTGCCTCATGTCCCTGCCCTTTCTGACGACCTCCGTCTTGACATATGACTTGTACAAGCAGTTGTCCCATATTACGGATTCTTCTGCCGACAAGGCCATATGCATGGACTCATGGCCATCTGATCAGCACCGACTCATCTACACCACTGCCTTGCTGCTGTTCCAGTACTGCATCCCTCTCTTCTTTATCCTGGTTTGTTACGTGCGTATCTATTTACGCCTGCAGAAGAGAAAGGACATGTTTGAGAAGAGTGCATACAATGGCCGGGTGGTTCAGCTGAGGAGGATAAACATTTTATTAGTATCCATGGTGATCGCCTTTGCTGTTTGCTGGTTACCATTGCACGTTTTCAATAGCATTGAGGACTGGGATTACAAAGCCATTTCCCCTTGCCACCACAACCTAATCTTCTCATTGTGCCATCTAGTAGCCATGGCTTCCACCTGTGTCAACCCTGTTATCTATGGGTTCCTAAACAATAACTTCAAAAAAGAAGTGAAGTCGCTGATACTGAGCTGCCAGCACAATTCATCTAGCCAGCAGGGAACAGCTTCTGAAGTCTCCACTGAAGAGACTTCTGGAAGGTTATTACACATGGATGCTAAAAAAACAGATGGCACCATTGTCTGA